In Armatimonadota bacterium, a single genomic region encodes these proteins:
- a CDS encoding nuclear transport factor 2 family protein, with the protein MQDTIELKFDLLRRAYIAFNARNIDAALAIMASDISWPRAFKGGHVTGREEVRAYWTEQWSEIDPKVEPVEFAFSPDGAVVVTVHQVVKSLEGDVLADAQVKHTFQFAGDLILSMDVVAD; encoded by the coding sequence ATGCAAGACACAATCGAACTCAAATTCGACCTCCTTCGACGTGCTTATATTGCTTTCAATGCGCGGAACATCGACGCAGCCCTGGCCATAATGGCATCCGATATTTCCTGGCCTCGTGCTTTCAAGGGCGGCCATGTGACCGGACGTGAAGAAGTTCGAGCCTATTGGACTGAGCAATGGTCCGAAATCGATCCCAAAGTCGAGCCCGTGGAGTTTGCATTTTCGCCTGACGGCGCTGTGGTCGTCACAGTCCACCAGGTGGTCAAAAGCCTTGAGGGAGACGTGCTTGCAGATGCCCAAGTGAAACACACTTTCCAATTCGCAGGCGATCTGATTCTCTCAATGGACGTCGTTGCCGACTAG
- a CDS encoding GNAT family N-acetyltransferase: MTSGNSENIEIRRIGDGEIEVVRALLLANGWGARLRDADRFREVIHRSHFALVAVSDSKVVGFIRAISDGWYNAYISMVVVHPEYRRQGIATALMNHMMADGEEMTWVLRAGRDGVSGFYEGLGFSNSEVAMERTRKSN; the protein is encoded by the coding sequence GTGACATCTGGAAACTCTGAAAACATCGAGATCAGGCGAATCGGAGACGGTGAAATCGAAGTAGTAAGAGCACTGCTCCTTGCGAATGGTTGGGGTGCCCGACTGCGGGATGCTGATAGATTTCGAGAGGTGATCCATCGATCGCACTTCGCATTGGTGGCGGTCAGTGATTCCAAAGTCGTTGGCTTCATCAGAGCGATCAGCGATGGGTGGTACAACGCCTACATCTCCATGGTCGTCGTCCATCCCGAGTATCGCCGCCAGGGCATCGCCACAGCCTTGATGAACCACATGATGGCCGACGGCGAAGAAATGACTTGGGTGCTGAGAGCGGGCAGGGACGGAGTCAGTGGGTTTTATGAAGGTCTCGGATTCTCCAATTCAGAAGTCGCGATGGAGCGCACGCGAAAGAGTAACTAA
- a CDS encoding Gfo/Idh/MocA family oxidoreductase, whose amino-acid sequence MDFENPKLPSRRTLLKASGTLAAGSLLPSLGFGNVHMSNDETIQVALVGCGGRGGGAAANAMSVPGQTLKLVAVADVFADRMNDCVGNLEKGFKAKMDLPKDRQFLGFDAYKEAMDCLKPGDIVILTTPPAFRWVHFQYAISKKLNIFMEKPVSTDGPSARKMLALAEEAEKAGLKIGVGLMSRHSVGLQQLHEKVTNGDLGEILLLRGYRMHGPAASFESTPKPDGMTHLEYQIRRFHSFLWASGGCFSDFYIHHVDHLSWMKNAWPVSAQGMGGRHYRTNSDGVPLIDQNFDSYSVEYTFEDGTKFIFDGRCVEGAHGVFSSYIHGTKGSAIAARSGDCNGPSATFANQTMTGTPTWIATDKSNPYQNEWNTLVKNIRANTAYNEVKRGVHASLATAMGRMAAHTAQVVTFDQMLNCEHEFAPGVDKLTYQSDSPLMPGANGKYPVPQPGRLVDREY is encoded by the coding sequence ATGGATTTCGAGAACCCAAAACTTCCTTCGCGCCGCACCTTGCTCAAAGCATCTGGAACCCTTGCCGCAGGCTCACTATTGCCTTCGCTAGGATTCGGAAATGTTCACATGAGCAACGACGAAACGATCCAGGTCGCACTGGTTGGATGTGGCGGACGCGGCGGCGGGGCGGCGGCAAACGCAATGTCGGTTCCCGGGCAGACCCTCAAGCTGGTGGCAGTTGCTGACGTATTCGCAGACCGCATGAACGATTGCGTCGGGAATCTTGAAAAAGGATTCAAAGCGAAAATGGATCTGCCAAAGGATCGGCAGTTCCTCGGTTTTGATGCTTACAAAGAAGCGATGGACTGCCTCAAGCCAGGCGACATCGTCATTCTGACCACACCTCCCGCGTTCCGTTGGGTTCACTTCCAGTACGCAATTTCGAAGAAGCTCAATATCTTCATGGAGAAGCCGGTGAGCACCGACGGACCTTCGGCTCGCAAGATGCTGGCGTTGGCAGAAGAAGCTGAGAAAGCTGGGCTTAAGATCGGGGTCGGCCTCATGTCGCGCCACTCGGTCGGACTTCAGCAACTGCACGAGAAGGTGACGAACGGCGATCTCGGAGAAATTCTTCTTCTGCGCGGCTACCGGATGCACGGCCCTGCCGCCTCGTTCGAGTCGACGCCGAAGCCAGACGGCATGACTCACTTGGAGTATCAGATCCGGCGATTCCACAGCTTTCTCTGGGCCTCAGGTGGATGCTTTAGCGATTTCTACATCCACCACGTCGATCATCTTTCTTGGATGAAGAATGCCTGGCCAGTGAGCGCGCAGGGAATGGGTGGGCGCCACTACCGAACAAACTCCGATGGAGTTCCTTTGATTGATCAGAACTTTGATTCGTACTCAGTTGAATACACCTTTGAAGACGGAACCAAGTTCATCTTCGATGGTCGCTGTGTCGAGGGTGCCCACGGAGTGTTCTCAAGCTACATTCATGGCACCAAGGGCTCGGCAATCGCAGCGCGGAGCGGAGACTGCAATGGGCCGTCGGCGACTTTTGCCAACCAAACGATGACTGGCACCCCAACTTGGATCGCGACCGACAAGAGCAACCCGTATCAGAACGAGTGGAACACGCTGGTGAAGAATATCCGTGCGAATACGGCCTACAACGAAGTCAAGCGTGGCGTTCATGCAAGCCTTGCGACGGCGATGGGCCGCATGGCGGCACACACCGCCCAAGTAGTGACCTTCGACCAAATGCTGAACTGCGAGCACGAGTTTGCGCCTGGAGTGGATAAGCTGACGTACCAATCCGATTCGCCACTGATGCCCGGAGCGAACGGAAAGTATCCGGTGCCTCAGCCGGGTCGATTGGTTGATCGGGAATATTAA
- a CDS encoding FAD:protein FMN transferase translates to MRVVIAGVLGLVGAFSVPQGQTTQKAEQLTRFTLVEYHMGIDARIVLYASSQGAANRAAEAAFKRIAELEQAMSDYRPSSELMQFCAKPRGTKIKLSPDLFKVLDRSQHISKQTDGRFDCTVGPLVQLWRKARKSKVLPSIEEIKAAQGLVSYRFLHLDRRSQTAWLDRDGMKLDLGGIAKGYASDQALRALQTNGIKIALIEMGGDLVLGEAPPEKEGWEVEIPNAAKTLHLKNCAVSSSGDTEQFVEIGGVRYSHVVDTRTGYGLSDRVQATIIAPNGFTTDPLSTALTLLDEKGRAKLQRLYPGTQVFIKVAK, encoded by the coding sequence ATGAGAGTGGTCATAGCAGGTGTGCTCGGGCTTGTGGGGGCATTCTCAGTCCCTCAAGGTCAGACGACCCAGAAGGCTGAACAACTCACCCGTTTTACCTTAGTCGAGTACCACATGGGCATCGATGCCCGTATCGTTCTATACGCTTCGTCACAGGGTGCCGCAAACCGGGCTGCCGAGGCCGCCTTTAAACGCATCGCTGAGCTTGAGCAGGCGATGAGTGACTACCGTCCAAGCAGCGAGCTCATGCAGTTTTGCGCAAAACCGCGTGGCACAAAGATCAAGCTATCACCCGATCTATTCAAGGTTCTTGACCGTAGCCAGCACATATCGAAGCAGACGGACGGGCGATTCGATTGCACGGTCGGCCCACTCGTTCAACTCTGGCGGAAAGCTCGGAAGAGCAAAGTGCTTCCCTCCATCGAGGAGATCAAAGCCGCGCAAGGCTTGGTCAGTTATCGATTCCTGCATCTTGATCGGAGGAGCCAGACCGCTTGGCTGGACCGAGACGGGATGAAGCTTGATCTAGGAGGGATCGCCAAAGGCTACGCCTCCGACCAGGCACTTCGAGCATTGCAAACTAACGGCATCAAGATTGCCCTGATCGAAATGGGTGGCGACCTCGTTCTTGGCGAAGCTCCACCCGAGAAGGAAGGCTGGGAAGTCGAGATTCCAAATGCCGCAAAAACGCTCCATCTCAAAAATTGTGCAGTCTCGTCATCTGGCGATACCGAACAGTTTGTCGAGATTGGCGGCGTACGCTATTCCCATGTGGTCGATACCCGCACCGGTTATGGTCTCTCCGACCGGGTTCAAGCGACCATTATCGCCCCGAACGGCTTCACGACCGATCCGCTTTCTACCGCCCTGACTCTGCTGGACGAGAAGGGCCGAGCAAAGCTACAAAGGCTCTATCCCGGCACCCAAGTTTTCATCAAAGTCGCGAAGTAA
- a CDS encoding SUMF1/EgtB/PvdO family nonheme iron enzyme, whose product MTTLIVALSLISPVQDTTKKPAPYTESLPNSVVKINMVPIPGSKTVKPFFMATTETCWEAFDVFLQSGPPSKPYEQAVFAPDAVARPSRSYHLPDRGFGHRGFPVISVSYTNCEMFCRWLSSVTKKRYRLPTEAEFLHAATAGAKVPWKMTAAEIDKVSWNYANIEEMTSAVAKKAPNAFGLYDTLGNVGEWSTDVKGEPVLCGPTFMQNPEEVSPSFKQKWIPAWQESDPQIPKSRWWLSDGPFCGFRIVCEG is encoded by the coding sequence ATGACCACTCTCATTGTTGCCCTTTCGCTCATATCGCCTGTTCAGGATACGACAAAGAAGCCGGCTCCTTATACGGAATCGCTCCCTAATTCGGTGGTGAAGATCAACATGGTGCCGATTCCAGGAAGCAAAACGGTGAAACCGTTTTTTATGGCTACGACGGAAACTTGCTGGGAGGCGTTTGATGTGTTTCTGCAGAGCGGTCCACCATCTAAGCCTTATGAGCAGGCGGTTTTTGCCCCCGATGCTGTTGCAAGACCCAGCCGGAGCTACCACCTCCCGGATCGCGGATTCGGACATCGTGGATTTCCGGTTATCAGCGTAAGCTACACGAACTGCGAGATGTTTTGCCGGTGGCTCTCGTCCGTAACGAAGAAGAGGTATCGGCTCCCGACTGAGGCGGAGTTTCTTCATGCCGCAACCGCCGGGGCAAAGGTGCCTTGGAAAATGACAGCAGCGGAGATTGACAAAGTTTCCTGGAACTATGCGAACATCGAAGAAATGACCAGTGCGGTCGCAAAGAAGGCACCGAACGCTTTCGGACTTTACGACACGTTGGGAAATGTCGGCGAATGGTCAACGGATGTAAAGGGTGAGCCTGTCTTATGTGGGCCAACGTTCATGCAGAACCCCGAAGAAGTCTCGCCAAGCTTCAAGCAGAAATGGATTCCGGCCTGGCAAGAGTCCGATCCTCAGATCCCAAAGAGCCGCTGGTGGCTGTCCGATGGCCCTTTCTGCGGGTTCCGAATCGTTTGTGAGGGGTGA
- a CDS encoding ThuA domain-containing protein: MVSLVAATVLGQSTFEVGPATGKRIVLIGGDEEYRSEEMLPQLARILSDRHGFRCAVVLSQNANGEIDPENQTSAPGISALDKADLCIFMIRFRHYSDADMGHFVRYFESGKPIIAIRTSTHPFQYPKDSYSPYRLWSWDSKQWPGGFGKQVLGERWVSHWGNHGVEATRGVPVLGHPILAGVDGLFGTTDVYEAAPPPDAKILMRGEVLRSLDPKAPAATGLRKTRTGAEQGLNEPMMPIVWTREVPNRVVTTTFGSATDFLDDRFRGLLVNATFWGLKKQVPLRADVRFVGDYRPSPFGFGKFKRGVRIEDL; this comes from the coding sequence ATGGTCTCGCTCGTAGCGGCCACGGTCTTGGGGCAGAGCACTTTTGAAGTCGGTCCGGCGACGGGCAAGCGCATTGTTCTGATCGGAGGGGATGAGGAGTACCGCTCGGAGGAGATGCTCCCGCAACTAGCGAGGATTCTCTCAGATCGGCATGGCTTCCGTTGCGCGGTGGTGCTTTCGCAAAACGCGAATGGTGAGATCGACCCAGAAAACCAGACTTCTGCTCCAGGAATCTCAGCTCTGGACAAAGCGGATTTGTGCATCTTCATGATCCGATTCCGGCACTATTCCGACGCTGACATGGGTCACTTCGTGCGCTACTTTGAGTCGGGCAAGCCGATCATCGCCATTCGGACTAGCACTCATCCGTTTCAATATCCTAAGGATTCCTACAGTCCGTACCGGTTGTGGAGTTGGGACTCGAAGCAGTGGCCTGGCGGCTTCGGTAAGCAGGTTTTAGGAGAGAGGTGGGTGAGCCACTGGGGTAACCATGGCGTTGAGGCAACCAGGGGAGTTCCCGTCTTGGGGCACCCAATTCTAGCAGGAGTAGATGGGCTGTTCGGGACGACCGACGTCTATGAGGCAGCACCCCCGCCTGATGCAAAGATTCTGATGCGAGGTGAAGTTTTGCGATCGCTCGACCCGAAGGCGCCCGCGGCAACGGGGTTGAGGAAAACCCGGACTGGAGCAGAACAGGGCTTGAACGAGCCGATGATGCCAATCGTCTGGACCAGGGAAGTTCCCAACCGAGTCGTCACAACAACTTTTGGGAGTGCAACGGACTTCCTTGATGATCGCTTCCGAGGCCTCCTTGTCAACGCCACTTTTTGGGGACTCAAGAAACAGGTTCCTCTAAGGGCAGATGTTCGATTCGTCGGTGACTACCGCCCATCCCCGTTCGGTTTTGGCAAATTCAAACGAGGCGTGCGTATCGAGGACCTTTAG
- a CDS encoding DUF1501 domain-containing protein has translation MAFLGLLADEANAQQSRNPLAPKAPMYPARAKRVIFVFLHGGPSQVDTFDPKPLLTRDHGKPFTGEMPRIVSSPTGNLLKSPWEFKHYGESGIEVSDLFPHVGSCVDDLCFINSMYGSNSRHGAALLELHTGSDTFVRPSMGSWVTYGLGTENQNLPGFLTICPTLGHGGVNNWSSAFLPAYTQGTPIGNAGIEAPNARIPFIHNDETPAEAQKLEIELMRQMGLDQLGHIGPDPALEGRINSYELAFRMQLAAPELQEIAGESEETKKLYGLDDPKTRNFGHQCLLARRFSEKGVRFVQVTHSYKWDQHEALKKDHGSNAMEVDKPIAGLIKDLKARGMLKDTLVIISGEFGRTPVAQGTDGRDHNPHGFTTILAGGGVKAGIKYGATDDYGFFAVKDKVHIHDLHATMLHLLGIDHTKLTYFHGGRNYRLTDVHGNIVKDILA, from the coding sequence ATGGCGTTCCTCGGCTTGCTTGCCGATGAAGCCAATGCTCAGCAGTCGAGGAATCCGCTGGCGCCAAAGGCACCGATGTACCCGGCGCGGGCGAAGCGAGTAATCTTCGTCTTCCTCCATGGTGGTCCTTCGCAGGTCGATACGTTCGACCCCAAACCTCTTCTGACCCGCGACCACGGTAAACCGTTCACCGGCGAAATGCCACGCATTGTCTCTTCGCCTACGGGCAACCTTCTGAAAAGCCCTTGGGAGTTCAAGCACTACGGCGAGAGTGGAATCGAGGTCAGCGACCTCTTCCCTCATGTCGGCTCGTGTGTTGATGATCTTTGCTTCATCAACTCGATGTACGGTTCTAACTCGCGCCACGGCGCGGCCTTGCTCGAACTGCATACTGGCTCCGATACATTCGTCCGCCCTTCGATGGGATCATGGGTCACCTACGGCCTTGGCACCGAGAACCAAAACCTTCCCGGCTTTCTCACCATCTGCCCGACCCTGGGCCACGGCGGGGTCAACAACTGGAGCTCGGCATTCCTCCCCGCGTACACCCAGGGAACGCCGATCGGAAACGCCGGAATCGAGGCCCCTAATGCTCGAATCCCGTTCATCCATAACGACGAGACCCCTGCCGAAGCTCAGAAACTCGAAATCGAACTGATGCGGCAAATGGGACTCGACCAGCTCGGTCACATCGGTCCAGATCCGGCACTAGAAGGAAGGATCAACTCCTACGAACTTGCCTTCCGAATGCAGCTCGCCGCCCCCGAGCTACAAGAGATTGCAGGAGAATCCGAAGAGACCAAGAAGCTGTATGGTCTGGATGATCCAAAAACTCGCAATTTTGGACACCAATGTCTGCTTGCCCGTCGGTTCAGTGAAAAGGGCGTTCGCTTTGTCCAAGTCACCCACTCCTACAAGTGGGATCAGCACGAAGCGCTCAAGAAGGATCACGGCAGCAATGCCATGGAAGTGGACAAACCTATCGCTGGTTTGATCAAGGACCTCAAGGCTCGCGGAATGTTGAAGGACACCCTGGTCATCATCAGCGGAGAGTTTGGTCGAACGCCGGTCGCACAAGGAACCGACGGTCGAGACCACAACCCGCACGGGTTCACGACGATCCTTGCCGGAGGCGGAGTCAAGGCGGGAATCAAGTATGGTGCGACTGACGATTACGGGTTCTTTGCCGTGAAGGATAAAGTCCACATCCATGATCTGCACGCAACGATGCTCCACTTACTTGGAATTGATCACACCAAACTCACCTACTTCCACGGCGGTAGAAACTACCGGCTTACTGATGTTCACGGAAACATCGTCAAGGACATCTTGGCCTAA
- a CDS encoding DUF1553 domain-containing protein, translated as MPRELQSKLIRNGAILSGSFLAMYGTLASAGQVGMVTATPEQAAHFESKVRPVFVSKCLACHGDKQQIAGLRLDKPISAAMAKKVAAAVEYNGSTKMPPGGKMSATEIAAVSAWGKAGGPWPAKVATKANQQFWAFVPPTTPVLPKVKNKAWAQSPLDLFVLAKLEEKGMKPAPAADKATLIRRATFDLTGLPPTPAEIDAFIADKTPNAFEKIIDRLLATPAYGERWGRHWLDVARYSDSNGLDENLVYLNAWRYRDWVIGAINQDMPINRFFQEQIAGDLLPGAGDSQVVATGYLALGGKMLAEDDPAKQELDIIDEQVDTLSKGMLAMTVGCARCHDHKFDPITAKDYYSMAGIFKSTKTMDKFTVVAEWQERMLGPKEPQERLKKIEATLKERTAQRDTVRKAERQNLLNRLQSEKPAYVEAAKEFLQSEKDQAELKTVLTDRNGPRPEGAVVLEAEDFTQGNVARDKSGYGPEIGVIHNAGMYPNIAEYSVTVATSGSYQLDIRYASGENRAIRVYVNGELALASAANQSTGGFYPQHQKWFAEGIVVLKQGTNKVRFERDNFFPHIDRFLFTPRLQMHPTKQVPTGLIPEVVARVAEQVRSGSDVKLELPENSDHLFTPEKVGELKLLEGEIKRLNDSKPTIPRAMAVSEAAPKNLKVHLRGNYLTLGEDTNRGVPVVMSKNQPVVVPKDHSGRLELANWITSPTNPLTARVFVNRTWRWKFGKGLVGSVDNFGILGNLPSHPELLDWLATSFVKEDQWSLKKLQKRIMLSSTYQMSTQYDAKFANQDPDNRYLWRFNRRRLEAEAIRDSIFFVSGTLDRKMGGTMINLPPRAYVTNDQSANPIQYDSPRRAVYLPVIRAAVYDVYTAFDFGDPTVMNGDRASTTVAPQALFMLNGKVVLNATKAQATKLLERKDIDDRARIQNLFRSCFGRFASQKEIERSLTYLAKFEQAYAKSKEPKLSAWQSLCKTMIGANEFIYVE; from the coding sequence ATGCCGCGCGAGCTACAAAGCAAGCTAATCAGAAATGGAGCAATCCTTTCCGGATCGTTCTTGGCAATGTATGGCACGCTTGCGAGCGCCGGGCAGGTCGGAATGGTTACCGCGACCCCCGAGCAGGCTGCTCATTTTGAGTCGAAGGTCAGGCCAGTATTTGTCTCGAAATGTTTGGCTTGCCACGGCGACAAGCAGCAAATTGCCGGACTCCGGTTGGACAAGCCGATTTCGGCGGCCATGGCCAAGAAAGTAGCTGCCGCGGTGGAGTACAACGGCTCGACGAAGATGCCTCCGGGAGGCAAGATGAGCGCAACAGAAATCGCCGCCGTATCTGCTTGGGGAAAAGCAGGCGGGCCCTGGCCCGCGAAAGTTGCGACGAAAGCAAATCAGCAGTTCTGGGCTTTTGTTCCTCCGACGACCCCAGTTCTGCCTAAGGTGAAGAACAAAGCCTGGGCTCAGTCTCCGCTCGACCTGTTTGTACTCGCGAAACTTGAAGAAAAAGGCATGAAGCCCGCTCCTGCGGCTGACAAAGCCACGCTCATTAGGCGTGCAACATTTGATCTCACCGGGCTACCACCAACACCTGCCGAGATCGACGCATTCATTGCAGACAAGACCCCAAACGCATTTGAAAAAATCATCGACCGTCTTCTGGCAACTCCCGCTTATGGCGAACGCTGGGGACGGCACTGGCTGGACGTTGCGCGTTACTCCGATTCCAACGGTCTAGATGAAAACCTCGTTTATCTAAATGCTTGGCGATATCGAGACTGGGTGATTGGAGCAATAAACCAAGACATGCCAATCAACCGATTCTTCCAAGAGCAAATCGCTGGCGACTTGCTACCTGGGGCAGGTGATAGTCAGGTTGTTGCGACGGGTTACCTCGCGCTGGGCGGAAAAATGCTTGCGGAGGATGATCCTGCAAAGCAAGAGCTTGACATCATTGACGAGCAAGTTGACACCCTCAGCAAGGGGATGCTAGCGATGACCGTCGGCTGTGCCCGGTGTCACGATCATAAATTTGACCCCATAACCGCAAAAGACTACTACTCGATGGCCGGGATTTTTAAGTCAACAAAGACGATGGATAAGTTCACCGTCGTTGCCGAGTGGCAAGAGCGAATGCTTGGGCCAAAAGAACCGCAAGAGCGGCTCAAGAAAATCGAAGCAACTTTGAAGGAAAGAACTGCGCAACGCGACACAGTCAGAAAAGCAGAAAGACAAAACTTACTGAACCGTCTTCAAAGCGAAAAGCCTGCCTACGTTGAGGCAGCCAAGGAATTTCTGCAATCCGAAAAGGATCAAGCTGAGCTTAAAACAGTCCTGACCGATCGAAACGGACCCCGCCCAGAAGGCGCCGTCGTGCTTGAAGCGGAAGACTTCACTCAAGGGAATGTCGCCAGAGACAAAAGTGGTTATGGCCCAGAAATTGGGGTGATCCACAATGCGGGAATGTATCCCAATATCGCGGAGTACTCGGTCACCGTTGCCACAAGCGGATCGTATCAGCTCGACATTCGGTATGCCTCAGGAGAGAACCGAGCAATTCGCGTGTACGTCAATGGGGAACTGGCACTTGCCTCCGCCGCGAACCAGAGCACGGGCGGCTTTTACCCTCAGCATCAGAAGTGGTTTGCAGAAGGCATCGTCGTCCTGAAGCAAGGAACTAATAAAGTCCGGTTCGAACGGGACAACTTTTTCCCGCACATTGATCGCTTCTTGTTCACTCCTCGTTTACAGATGCATCCGACCAAGCAAGTGCCAACCGGCTTGATTCCCGAAGTCGTCGCTCGAGTCGCCGAGCAAGTCCGGTCGGGCTCAGACGTAAAACTAGAATTGCCCGAAAACTCGGATCACCTTTTCACTCCTGAGAAAGTTGGGGAGCTCAAACTTCTTGAAGGAGAAATCAAACGACTGAACGACTCGAAGCCTACGATTCCTCGCGCGATGGCGGTGAGCGAGGCCGCTCCAAAGAACTTGAAAGTTCACCTCCGAGGCAACTACCTGACCCTCGGCGAAGACACCAACCGTGGAGTTCCGGTCGTGATGTCCAAGAATCAGCCAGTCGTCGTTCCTAAGGATCACAGCGGGCGCCTAGAATTGGCAAATTGGATCACCAGCCCGACTAACCCATTAACTGCCAGAGTGTTTGTCAATCGAACATGGCGATGGAAGTTTGGCAAAGGACTTGTCGGATCGGTCGATAACTTCGGAATCCTTGGAAATCTGCCTTCGCATCCTGAGTTGCTCGACTGGCTCGCTACGAGTTTCGTCAAAGAGGATCAGTGGAGCCTGAAGAAACTGCAGAAGCGCATTATGCTCTCTAGCACATATCAGATGAGCACTCAATACGACGCCAAGTTTGCGAACCAAGACCCAGACAATCGATACCTATGGCGATTCAATCGACGGCGATTAGAAGCAGAGGCGATTCGGGACAGCATCTTCTTCGTTTCAGGAACCCTGGACAGGAAAATGGGAGGAACAATGATCAACCTGCCACCTCGTGCTTACGTGACGAACGACCAGAGCGCAAACCCTATCCAATACGACAGCCCACGACGAGCGGTTTATCTTCCGGTTATTCGAGCTGCAGTCTACGATGTGTACACCGCGTTCGACTTCGGCGACCCAACTGTGATGAATGGTGATCGGGCGAGTACAACCGTTGCTCCGCAGGCTCTGTTTATGCTGAACGGCAAAGTCGTTTTAAATGCAACGAAGGCTCAGGCGACCAAACTGTTGGAGAGAAAGGATATCGACGATCGGGCAAGAATCCAGAATCTGTTTCGCTCATGCTTCGGCCGGTTCGCGAGCCAGAAGGAGATTGAGCGGTCATTAACCTATCTCGCAAAGTTTGAGCAGGCCTATGCCAAATCAAAAGAACCTAAACTGAGTGCATGGCAGAGTCTGTGCAAGACCATGATCGGAGCGAACGAGTTTATTTATGTGGAATAG
- a CDS encoding redoxin family protein: MSESQRIRAGGYARVRAALGAVALLLIGSFTLGQMNRQFKPGRWVTTEGAIFDPFVPKEQPLVLLFVLTDCPIANMFAPELKRIIKHYGEKGVQFSVVYADTNLNREDAKRHARDYGLDCTLVLDSIHSLAKRAGATVSPEAVVISKGGQIIYRGRIDDRAVDFGKIRAEPKHFDLRVALDLTLLRKPIKMSRTKAVGCIFRTEKS; encoded by the coding sequence ATGTCAGAATCTCAGCGGATCCGGGCAGGTGGTTATGCCAGGGTAAGGGCAGCACTCGGAGCCGTAGCACTACTGCTGATTGGCAGCTTCACCCTTGGGCAAATGAACCGACAATTTAAACCAGGTCGATGGGTGACCACCGAAGGAGCCATCTTCGATCCTTTTGTCCCTAAGGAACAACCATTGGTTCTATTGTTCGTTTTGACAGACTGTCCGATCGCCAACATGTTCGCGCCAGAGTTGAAGCGTATTATCAAGCACTACGGGGAAAAAGGCGTCCAATTTTCCGTGGTCTACGCGGACACAAATCTGAACCGGGAAGATGCAAAACGACACGCTCGGGACTATGGCCTTGACTGCACACTTGTCCTAGATTCGATTCATTCGCTCGCCAAACGCGCTGGCGCAACAGTTTCTCCCGAGGCAGTAGTCATCTCGAAAGGGGGCCAGATCATTTATCGAGGTCGAATAGACGACCGTGCTGTTGACTTTGGCAAGATTCGAGCGGAACCCAAACACTTTGACTTGAGGGTGGCGCTTGATTTGACGTTACTCCGCAAACCCATCAAGATGTCGCGAACAAAAGCAGTGGGTTGTATATTCCGGACCGAAAAGTCTTAG